In one window of bacterium DNA:
- a CDS encoding 6-pyruvoyl tetrahydrobiopterin synthase has protein sequence MQCSRARVPQKAGHVRGAVGQSGSGLLDGPAEPAYLARVARIAFLTRKIRFAAAHRYHRPEWSEEENRRVFGPCSNPHGHGHNYELEVTVMGEIDPVTGFSVDLGALDELLEREVRRPLDHQHLNHVVPEFGPGGQIPTTENILAYLWPRLEAGLPPGVRLHRLRLHEDPTFYVDYYGGGEATHEHR, from the coding sequence ATGCAATGCAGCCGGGCGCGGGTGCCGCAAAAGGCCGGCCACGTCCGGGGCGCAGTCGGCCAGTCCGGCTCCGGCCTACTGGACGGTCCTGCGGAACCCGCGTACCTTGCTCGCGTGGCGAGAATCGCGTTTCTGACCAGAAAGATCCGATTTGCGGCGGCGCACCGCTACCACCGGCCGGAGTGGAGCGAGGAGGAGAACCGCCGCGTCTTCGGGCCGTGCAGCAACCCGCACGGCCACGGGCACAACTACGAGCTCGAGGTCACCGTCATGGGAGAAATCGACCCGGTCACGGGGTTCTCGGTCGACCTCGGCGCGCTGGATGAGCTGCTGGAGCGTGAGGTGAGGCGCCCGCTGGACCACCAGCACCTCAACCACGTGGTGCCGGAGTTCGGGCCGGGCGGGCAGATCCCCACCACCGAGAACATCCTGGCCTACCTGTGGCCGCGGCTGGAAGCCGGCCTGCCGCCCGGTGTGCGGCTGCACCGGCTGCGGCTGCACGAGGATCCGACGTTCTACGTGGACTACTACGGCGGCGGGGAGGCGACGCATGAGCACCGTTGA
- the trpS gene encoding tryptophan--tRNA ligase — MRTSGRRRVLTGDRPTGRLHLGHWVGSLQNRVRLQDEYDCAIIIADLHTLTTRPQREALAEMPENIRQMVLDYLAVGIDPEKCTIFVQSAVPEIAELHLLLGMLVSLPRLERIPTIREMAQAAHLDVLPFGLVGYPVLQAADILIARGEIVPVGRDNLPHVEVARELARRFNHMYDEVFPEPEPLLSETPVLPGIYGQQKMSKSLGNAILLSDTPEVVSARVMQMYTDPARVRADVPGRVEGNPVFIYHDLFNPDRAEVEDLKERYRQGRVGDVEVKRKLARALNAFLDPIRERRAALERDPTLVEDVLHAGNRAMRAIAAETMERVRAAMGITYFR; from the coding sequence ATGAGGACGAGTGGTCGGCGGCGCGTGCTGACGGGAGACAGGCCCACGGGGCGGCTGCACCTGGGTCACTGGGTCGGGAGTCTCCAGAACCGTGTGCGCCTCCAGGACGAGTACGATTGCGCCATCATCATCGCGGACCTCCACACGCTGACGACGCGGCCGCAACGCGAAGCGCTGGCGGAGATGCCGGAGAACATCCGGCAGATGGTGCTGGACTACCTGGCGGTGGGCATCGATCCGGAGAAGTGCACGATCTTCGTGCAATCCGCGGTGCCGGAGATCGCCGAGCTGCACCTCCTGCTCGGGATGCTGGTGTCGCTCCCGCGTCTGGAACGGATCCCGACGATCCGGGAGATGGCGCAGGCCGCGCACCTGGACGTGCTGCCGTTCGGGTTGGTGGGCTATCCGGTGCTCCAGGCGGCGGACATCCTGATCGCGCGTGGCGAGATCGTGCCCGTCGGGCGTGACAACCTGCCGCACGTGGAGGTGGCGCGGGAGCTGGCGCGGCGGTTCAACCACATGTACGACGAGGTCTTCCCGGAACCCGAGCCGCTGCTCAGCGAGACGCCCGTGCTGCCGGGCATCTACGGCCAGCAGAAGATGTCCAAGTCGCTGGGCAATGCGATCCTGCTCTCGGACACACCCGAGGTGGTCTCCGCGCGGGTCATGCAGATGTACACGGACCCTGCGCGTGTGCGTGCGGACGTCCCGGGACGCGTGGAGGGGAACCCCGTCTTCATCTACCACGACCTCTTCAACCCGGACCGTGCGGAGGTCGAGGACCTGAAGGAGCGCTACCGGCAGGGCCGGGTGGGCGACGTGGAGGTGAAGCGGAAGCTGGCGCGCGCGTTGAACGCGTTCCTGGACCCGATCCGCGAGCGGCGCGCCGCATTGGAGCGCGATCCCACGCTGGTGGAGGACGTGCTGCACGCGGGCAACCGCGCGATGCGGGCGATCGCGGCCGAGACGATGGAGCGCGTGCGTGCGGCGATGGGCATCACGTACTTCCGCTGA
- a CDS encoding ATP-dependent DNA ligase produces the protein MVAERLVEALDAGGSRVEHDGLAFTHLDRVMWPESGYTKRDMVRYYARVARVMVPYLADRALMLKRYSEGIGSDPVVQQRVSGRVPAVVETAVLPLALGGRARRFVGSLETILYAAQLDAVELHAWHSRLETLDRPDWVVLDLDPGRGVGFARVVEVARLLRDILDDLGVGPVVKTSGSRGLHVYVPAGARVDYAAAARFARLVAERAASEAPRLATVERTVSERGPRVYVDHLQNARGKLAVAPYSLRARPGAPVSMPLHWEELDGLRSARAFTLADVPARLEAEGDAWRGVLRRRGSVARALLRLEKERGG, from the coding sequence ATGGTAGCGGAGCGACTCGTGGAGGCGCTGGACGCCGGCGGCTCGAGGGTGGAGCACGACGGCCTTGCGTTCACGCACCTGGACCGGGTGATGTGGCCGGAGTCGGGTTACACGAAGCGGGACATGGTGCGTTACTACGCCCGGGTGGCCCGTGTGATGGTGCCCTACCTCGCGGACCGCGCGCTGATGCTGAAGCGGTACTCCGAGGGCATCGGGTCGGACCCGGTGGTGCAGCAGCGTGTGTCGGGCCGGGTGCCCGCGGTGGTGGAGACGGCGGTGCTGCCGCTGGCGCTCGGCGGCCGGGCGCGGCGCTTCGTGGGATCTCTCGAGACGATCTTGTACGCGGCGCAACTGGACGCGGTGGAGCTGCACGCGTGGCATTCGCGGCTCGAGACGCTGGATCGGCCGGACTGGGTGGTGCTGGACCTGGATCCGGGACGCGGCGTGGGCTTCGCGCGTGTGGTGGAGGTCGCGCGCCTGCTGCGCGACATCCTGGACGACCTGGGCGTGGGGCCGGTGGTGAAGACGAGCGGCTCGCGCGGGTTGCACGTGTACGTGCCGGCGGGTGCGCGCGTGGATTACGCGGCGGCCGCGCGCTTCGCGCGGCTGGTGGCGGAGCGGGCGGCGTCGGAAGCGCCGCGTCTGGCGACGGTGGAGCGGACGGTGAGCGAGCGTGGGCCGCGGGTGTACGTGGACCACCTCCAGAACGCGCGCGGGAAGCTGGCGGTGGCGCCGTACTCACTCCGGGCGCGGCCGGGCGCGCCGGTGTCCATGCCGCTGCACTGGGAGGAGCTGGATGGGCTGCGGAGCGCGCGCGCGTTCACGCTGGCCGATGTCCCCGCGCGGCTCGAAGCGGAGGGCGACGCGTGGCGCGGAGTCCTGCGGCGGCGTGGGAGCGTGGCGCGAGCGCTGCTGCGGCTGGAGAAGGAGCGGGGCGGCTGA
- the priA gene encoding primosomal protein N', whose protein sequence is MLVDVALPLPIPRLFTYRVEQGDVAAGTRVLVPFRGRRLIGWVTGPCTEAVDPARVRPVTAVLDEVPTVPPELLRLCRWVADYYAAPLGQVLRAALPTVLSDTRRPEPPVRTRRILRLTRELPSLQERDELFGRARQQRACYEAVEGLGGSAEVAHLTRRLGFSLGVLRGLVARGVAEIVEREVERDPFASMPAPPPPRFELTPAQRRARDALVAAAEAIAGARSGASDGAEPDLRPFLLLGVTGSGKTLVYIELLREVVERQGRGAIVLVPEIALTPQTVARFRSQFGDLVAVLHSALSDGERFDAWRALRNGERRIVVGARSSVFAPVQDLGAIIVDEEHEGTYKQSDEAPRYHAREVAIMRARMSGAVCVLGSATPSLESWHNAQTGKYRLLELPERVEGRPLPPVRVIDMRARPGPAPAPPARLPAEGATGGERRQDVLAPELVEAIRLRLERREQVILLLNRRGYATFVQCRECGNVWRCRQCNVALTYHRTRRRLVCHYCFHAEPPPITCDRCASGDLSFRGMGTEQVERAVIETFPTARVARMDVDTTSGKWSHHEILDRVGRGEVDILLGTQMIAKGLDFPRVTLVGVVNADVGLNLPDFRATERTFQLLTQVAGRAGRGPAGGEVLIQTSLPNHYAIRAALAHDYKGFAARELEERREPRYPPHCRLVNVVISGTDELAVQEEAERAATWTRDFVRREARGDVEVTGPAPCPIDRIRGRWRWHFLLRSPRAEPIGRTCRALHERFTVRPGSAELRMAIDRDPVALL, encoded by the coding sequence ATGCTGGTTGACGTCGCGCTGCCGCTGCCGATCCCGCGGCTCTTCACGTACAGGGTCGAGCAGGGGGACGTGGCGGCCGGGACCCGGGTGCTGGTGCCGTTCCGCGGGCGCCGCTTGATCGGCTGGGTCACCGGCCCGTGCACGGAGGCCGTGGACCCGGCCCGGGTCCGCCCGGTCACCGCGGTGCTGGATGAGGTGCCGACGGTGCCGCCGGAGCTCTTGCGCCTGTGCCGCTGGGTCGCGGACTACTACGCCGCGCCGCTGGGCCAGGTGCTGCGGGCGGCGTTGCCGACGGTGCTCTCGGACACGCGCCGGCCCGAGCCGCCGGTGCGGACCCGGCGCATTTTGCGCCTGACCCGCGAGCTGCCGAGTCTCCAGGAGCGGGACGAACTGTTCGGGCGGGCGCGGCAGCAGCGCGCCTGCTACGAGGCGGTGGAGGGGTTGGGCGGCAGCGCCGAGGTGGCCCACCTGACCCGCCGGCTCGGCTTCTCGCTGGGCGTGCTCCGTGGCCTCGTTGCGCGGGGAGTGGCGGAGATCGTCGAGCGCGAGGTGGAGCGCGACCCGTTCGCCAGCATGCCGGCGCCGCCCCCGCCGCGCTTCGAGCTGACGCCGGCGCAACGGCGCGCCCGGGATGCGCTGGTCGCTGCCGCCGAGGCGATCGCCGGGGCGCGGAGCGGCGCGTCCGACGGCGCGGAACCCGATCTGCGCCCCTTCCTGCTCCTGGGCGTGACCGGCTCGGGGAAGACCCTCGTCTACATCGAGCTGCTGCGCGAGGTGGTGGAGCGGCAGGGCCGCGGCGCCATCGTGTTGGTGCCCGAGATCGCGCTGACGCCGCAAACGGTGGCGCGGTTCCGGAGCCAGTTCGGCGACCTCGTCGCGGTGCTGCACTCGGCGCTCTCGGACGGCGAGCGGTTCGACGCGTGGCGGGCGCTCCGCAACGGCGAGCGGCGCATCGTGGTGGGCGCGCGCTCGAGCGTGTTCGCGCCCGTGCAGGACCTGGGCGCCATCATCGTGGACGAAGAGCACGAGGGCACGTACAAGCAGTCGGACGAGGCGCCACGGTACCACGCGCGCGAGGTCGCCATTATGCGCGCCCGGATGAGCGGCGCGGTGTGCGTCCTCGGCAGCGCGACGCCCTCCCTCGAGAGCTGGCACAACGCGCAGACGGGCAAGTACCGGCTGCTGGAGCTGCCGGAGCGGGTCGAGGGCCGGCCGCTGCCGCCGGTCCGGGTGATCGACATGCGGGCGCGTCCCGGCCCCGCCCCCGCCCCGCCGGCCCGCCTCCCGGCGGAGGGAGCCACGGGTGGGGAGCGCCGGCAGGACGTGCTTGCGCCGGAGCTGGTGGAGGCGATCCGGCTGCGGCTCGAGCGGAGGGAGCAGGTCATCCTGCTGCTCAACCGTCGCGGCTACGCGACCTTCGTCCAGTGCCGCGAGTGCGGCAACGTGTGGCGCTGCCGGCAGTGCAACGTCGCGCTCACCTACCACCGCACGCGCCGGCGCCTCGTGTGCCACTACTGCTTCCACGCGGAGCCGCCGCCCATCACCTGCGACCGGTGCGCCTCCGGCGACCTCTCGTTCCGCGGCATGGGCACCGAGCAGGTCGAACGGGCGGTGATCGAGACGTTCCCCACCGCGCGCGTCGCCCGCATGGACGTGGACACCACGTCCGGCAAGTGGTCCCACCACGAGATCCTCGACCGCGTGGGCCGGGGCGAGGTGGACATCCTGCTCGGGACCCAGATGATCGCCAAGGGGCTGGACTTCCCGCGGGTCACGCTGGTCGGCGTGGTCAACGCGGACGTGGGGCTCAACCTGCCGGACTTCCGCGCCACGGAGCGCACCTTCCAGCTCCTCACCCAGGTGGCGGGCCGCGCCGGCCGGGGACCCGCCGGCGGCGAGGTGTTGATCCAGACGTCGCTCCCCAACCACTACGCCATCCGCGCCGCCCTCGCCCACGACTACAAGGGGTTCGCCGCCCGCGAGCTCGAGGAGCGGCGCGAGCCCCGCTACCCCCCCCACTGCCGCCTGGTCAACGTCGTCATCAGCGGGACCGACGAGCTGGCCGTCCAGGAGGAGGCCGAGCGCGCCGCCACCTGGACCCGCGACTTCGTCCGCCGCGAGGCCCGCGGCGACGTCGAGGTGACCGGGCCCGCTCCTTGCCCCATCGACCGGATACGGGGCCGCTGGCGCTGGCACTTCCTGCTCCGCAGCCCTCGCGCCGAGCCCATCGGCCGCACGTGCCGGGCGCTCCACGAGCGCTTCACCGTGCGGCCCGGGTCGGCCGAGCTCCGCATGGCGATCGATCGGGACCCGGTGGCCCTGCTCTGA
- a CDS encoding aminopeptidase P family protein, giving the protein MSTASGRAAGGRFGGVAARLEEIQAALREQGLDGWLLYDLHARNAVAARLLGLGDLTRRYFVLLPAEGEPHAVTHRIEQGPWVEWPWVRHEYSAWRELDAVLAELLAGKRVAMEISPRDAVPAVDVVPAGVLELVRSAGAEVVSSGDLITRFYSRWTAEGLASHRRAAGVLAAVAAEAFQRAAAALRSGETMYEGELRRWVLDELAARGCGVGADAIVAVGANAADPHYETGERGAPLVRDQVLLLDLWAKEREDLVYADQTWMAYLGESVPGRIIALWEVVRDARDAGVSFLRERWAAGQPVQGREVDDVVRGVITARGYGEAFVHRTGHSIDSATHGMGPNIDNLETSETRLLIPGVGFSIEPGIYLRGDVGLRSEINVYMGEAGPEVTPTSPQVELPALLAS; this is encoded by the coding sequence ATGAGTACGGCGTCCGGGCGTGCAGCGGGCGGGCGCTTCGGCGGCGTCGCCGCGCGGCTCGAGGAGATCCAGGCGGCGCTGCGGGAACAGGGGCTGGACGGGTGGTTGCTGTACGACCTGCACGCGCGCAACGCGGTCGCAGCGCGGCTGCTGGGGCTGGGCGACCTGACGCGGCGTTACTTCGTGCTGCTGCCGGCGGAGGGCGAGCCGCACGCGGTGACGCACCGGATCGAACAGGGGCCCTGGGTGGAGTGGCCGTGGGTGCGGCACGAGTACTCGGCGTGGCGCGAGCTGGACGCGGTGCTCGCGGAGCTGCTGGCGGGCAAGCGCGTCGCGATGGAGATCTCGCCGCGCGACGCCGTGCCGGCGGTGGACGTCGTGCCGGCGGGCGTGCTGGAGCTGGTCCGGTCCGCGGGCGCGGAGGTCGTCTCCTCCGGCGACCTGATCACGCGCTTCTACTCTCGCTGGACCGCGGAGGGCCTCGCCTCGCACCGGCGCGCCGCCGGCGTGCTCGCCGCGGTCGCGGCGGAGGCGTTCCAGCGGGCTGCGGCGGCCCTCCGGTCCGGCGAGACGATGTACGAGGGGGAGCTGCGGCGTTGGGTGCTGGACGAACTCGCGGCGCGGGGCTGCGGCGTCGGCGCGGACGCCATCGTGGCGGTGGGGGCGAACGCGGCCGACCCGCACTACGAGACGGGCGAGCGGGGCGCGCCGCTGGTCCGCGACCAGGTGCTGCTCCTGGACCTGTGGGCGAAGGAGCGCGAGGACCTGGTGTACGCGGACCAGACGTGGATGGCGTACCTGGGCGAGTCGGTGCCGGGGCGGATCATCGCGCTGTGGGAGGTGGTGCGCGATGCGCGGGATGCCGGGGTGTCGTTCCTGCGGGAGCGGTGGGCGGCCGGGCAGCCGGTGCAGGGGAGGGAGGTGGACGATGTCGTGCGGGGCGTCATCACCGCGCGTGGCTACGGCGAGGCGTTCGTGCACCGGACCGGGCACTCCATCGATTCCGCGACGCACGGCATGGGGCCCAACATCGACAACCTCGAGACGAGCGAGACCCGGCTGCTCATCCCGGGGGTGGGCTTCTCGATCGAGCCGGGCATCTACCTGCGCGGGGACGTGGGGCTGCGCAGCGAGATCAACGTGTACATGGGCGAGGCCGGGCCGGAGGTGACCCCGACGTCGCCGCAAGTGGAGCTGCCCGCCTTGCTCGCATCGTGA
- a CDS encoding ferritin-like domain-containing protein, protein MPANSLNDLFRHGLGDIYDAEQQILAVLDQMETETADETIRNRVRKHRDETEQQIQNLERCFELLSAQAPRVQCAAIRGLRDEKRAFQQENPSEQALEVFNLDAANKTEHYEIASYRGLIDQARALGQDDIRRLLEQNLRQEEEMSRWIEEHQPQVLERMQGGTRPRR, encoded by the coding sequence ATGCCCGCCAACAGCCTCAACGACCTATTCCGCCACGGCCTCGGCGACATCTACGACGCCGAGCAACAGATCCTCGCCGTGCTGGACCAGATGGAAACCGAGACGGCCGACGAGACCATCCGCAACCGCGTGCGCAAGCACCGCGATGAGACCGAACAGCAGATCCAGAACCTCGAACGCTGCTTCGAGCTCCTCTCCGCGCAGGCGCCCCGCGTGCAGTGCGCCGCCATCCGCGGACTCCGCGACGAGAAACGCGCGTTCCAGCAGGAGAACCCGTCGGAGCAGGCGCTCGAGGTCTTCAACCTCGACGCCGCCAACAAGACCGAACACTACGAGATCGCCAGTTACCGCGGCCTCATCGATCAGGCCCGCGCGCTCGGACAGGATGACATCCGCCGCCTGCTCGAGCAGAACCTCCGGCAGGAAGAAGAGATGAGCCGCTGGATCGAGGAGCATCAGCCGCAGGTGCTGGAGCGCATGCAGGGCGGCACCCGACCCCGTCGCTGA
- the flgL gene encoding flagellar hook-associated protein 3 encodes MSAFRVTHSGLLQGLLRDVQAALRGVEEAQRAASTGKRVRQVSDDPPAAAAILETAHLLRAVEQYRRNASMVAAHLASEESALTQLDALLARAREIAVQQANSTATAASRESAKEEVSRLIESVSDLGNTRLAGGYLFGGTTPDVPPFSAPGDLTGGNTPSRSIEIAPGQYLRLSANAAEVFQDTGVLAALDQLVAALDAGDPAAIAAAAGAIAEASDALQARIADVGGRTLRLEAVTANLDELEFNLRVHRSNLEEADFEAALTALVGRQTALQATLLAASRMLSFDLTDYLR; translated from the coding sequence ATGTCGGCTTTCCGTGTCACACACTCTGGATTGCTGCAGGGGCTCCTGCGGGACGTGCAGGCCGCTCTGCGCGGCGTCGAGGAAGCGCAGCGCGCCGCGTCCACTGGCAAGCGGGTGCGTCAGGTCTCGGACGACCCCCCGGCCGCCGCAGCGATCCTCGAGACGGCGCACCTGCTGCGGGCGGTGGAGCAGTACCGCCGCAACGCCTCAATGGTCGCGGCTCATCTCGCCTCGGAGGAGTCGGCCCTGACCCAGCTCGACGCGCTGCTCGCACGGGCCCGGGAGATCGCGGTGCAACAGGCGAACAGCACCGCGACGGCGGCCAGCCGCGAGTCCGCGAAGGAGGAGGTCTCGCGCCTGATCGAGAGCGTCTCGGACCTGGGCAATACGCGGCTGGCGGGCGGATACCTGTTCGGTGGAACGACGCCGGATGTGCCTCCGTTCTCCGCGCCCGGCGACCTCACCGGCGGGAACACGCCCTCCCGCTCGATCGAGATCGCGCCCGGCCAGTACCTGCGCCTCAGCGCGAACGCGGCCGAGGTGTTCCAGGACACCGGCGTGCTGGCGGCGCTGGACCAGCTCGTGGCGGCCCTCGACGCCGGCGACCCGGCGGCCATTGCCGCTGCCGCGGGCGCCATCGCCGAGGCGAGCGACGCGCTCCAGGCCCGGATCGCGGATGTCGGTGGCCGCACGCTGCGGCTCGAGGCCGTTACGGCGAACCTCGACGAACTCGAGTTCAACCTGCGGGTCCACCGGTCGAACCTCGAGGAGGCGGACTTCGAGGCCGCGCTGACGGCGCTGGTCGGGCGTCAGACGGCGCTCCAGGCCACGCTGCTCGCGGCCTCCCGCATGCTTTCCTTCGATCTGACGGATTACCTGAGATGA
- the corA gene encoding magnesium and cobalt transport protein CorA, which yields MAGAAGHHQPVERALAASLAYAVEPGGRLERLATREELARRLASGRGQIWVDIDSRSEAEWWLLGDVFRFHPLAIEDTRSPESRIKVEEYDGYLFVVARAVRFATWTPEPYDIASYNTYLFLGRNYLVTVHGEPSRAVETVAARVEAAPELMARGVDHVAYMLLDTLVDFYFPLLDEIDTFVDELEERIFEHHGKDTMERIFELKRSLLALRRHLAPMREVAATLANRPSAYLRPETQIYFRDVYDHVVRQVESVETFRDILSGAMEGYLSSVSNRMNEVIKALSVIATVVLPPTLVASIYGMNFARMPGLDHPWGFWLALLAMAVISGGFVIYMWWKRWL from the coding sequence ATGGCAGGAGCCGCCGGCCACCACCAGCCCGTAGAGCGGGCGCTCGCCGCGTCCCTGGCCTATGCCGTCGAGCCCGGCGGCCGGCTGGAGCGGCTGGCGACGCGCGAGGAGCTGGCCCGCCGCCTCGCGTCGGGCCGTGGCCAGATCTGGGTGGACATCGACTCGCGCAGCGAGGCGGAGTGGTGGCTGCTGGGCGACGTCTTCCGCTTCCACCCGCTGGCGATCGAGGACACCCGCTCGCCGGAATCCCGCATCAAGGTCGAGGAGTACGACGGCTACCTGTTCGTGGTCGCGCGCGCCGTGCGCTTCGCCACCTGGACGCCGGAGCCGTACGACATCGCCTCCTACAACACGTACCTGTTCCTCGGGCGCAACTACCTGGTGACGGTGCACGGCGAGCCGTCCCGGGCGGTGGAGACGGTGGCGGCGCGGGTCGAGGCCGCGCCGGAGCTCATGGCGCGTGGCGTGGACCACGTGGCCTACATGCTCCTCGACACGCTGGTGGACTTCTACTTCCCGCTGCTCGACGAGATCGACACCTTCGTGGACGAGCTCGAGGAACGGATCTTCGAGCACCACGGCAAGGACACGATGGAGCGGATCTTCGAGCTGAAACGCTCGCTGCTCGCGCTCCGGCGGCATCTCGCGCCGATGCGGGAGGTGGCGGCGACGCTGGCGAACCGGCCGTCCGCGTACCTGAGGCCCGAGACGCAGATCTACTTCCGCGACGTGTACGACCACGTGGTGCGGCAGGTCGAGTCGGTGGAGACGTTCCGGGACATCCTGTCCGGCGCGATGGAAGGGTACCTCTCATCCGTCTCCAACCGGATGAACGAGGTGATCAAGGCGCTGTCGGTGATCGCGACAGTGGTCCTGCCGCCCACGTTGGTGGCCAGCATCTACGGGATGAACTTTGCGCGGATGCCCGGACTGGATCACCCGTGGGGGTTCTGGCTGGCGCTGCTCGCGATGGCGGTGATCTCGGGCGGCTTCGTCATCTACATGTGGTGGAAACGTTGGCTCTGA
- a CDS encoding HNH endonuclease yields MGCLALNASFEPLTILPVRRALRLVIDRKAEILEIDETRVFRSERRQLPCPSVIRLVRYVQVPRKFRRQVTNTFLFARDNYRCEYCGRHRSELRGREFLTRDHIVPLSRGGENTWTNVVTACSPCNNKKGNHLPHEVGMRVLHEPKEPNYVELVWAVRKVTPVQAKYIKMFYGEDVLRVLQDVTPSEETPSAASAA; encoded by the coding sequence ATGGGTTGCCTGGCCCTCAACGCGTCGTTCGAGCCGCTCACGATCCTGCCGGTACGCCGCGCGCTCCGGTTGGTGATCGATCGCAAGGCCGAGATCCTGGAGATCGATGAGACGCGGGTCTTCCGCTCGGAGCGGCGGCAGTTGCCGTGCCCTTCGGTCATCCGGCTGGTGCGGTACGTCCAGGTCCCGCGCAAGTTCCGGCGGCAGGTCACGAACACCTTCCTGTTCGCGCGGGACAACTACCGCTGCGAGTACTGCGGGCGGCACCGCTCGGAGCTCCGCGGCCGGGAGTTCCTGACGCGGGATCACATCGTGCCGCTCTCGCGCGGCGGCGAGAACACATGGACGAACGTGGTGACGGCGTGCTCGCCGTGCAACAACAAGAAGGGCAACCACCTGCCGCACGAGGTGGGGATGCGCGTGTTGCACGAGCCCAAGGAGCCGAACTACGTGGAGCTGGTGTGGGCAGTGCGGAAGGTGACGCCCGTGCAGGCGAAGTACATCAAGATGTTCTACGGCGAGGACGTGTTGAGGGTGCTGCAGGACGTGACGCCGTCGGAGGAGACGCCGTCTGCGGCGTCGGCCGCGTGA
- a CDS encoding response regulator translates to MQHLSSAPPEASRATILVAEDHFDSRHALRMLLEAVGYRALEATNGREAVERAVAEHPDLILMDIMMPEFDGLQAIRELRSREDTRTIPIIAVTAMDSAQRVSMEAGADDIVAKPVDTRALLAKVRDLVDQGA, encoded by the coding sequence ATGCAGCACCTGTCCAGCGCCCCACCGGAAGCGTCCCGCGCGACCATCCTCGTCGCCGAGGATCACTTCGACAGCCGGCACGCATTGCGGATGCTCCTCGAGGCCGTGGGCTATCGGGCCCTCGAGGCCACCAACGGCCGCGAGGCCGTCGAGCGAGCCGTCGCCGAGCACCCCGACCTGATCCTCATGGACATCATGATGCCCGAGTTCGACGGGCTCCAGGCCATCCGCGAGTTGCGCAGCCGCGAAGACACCCGTACGATTCCCATTATCGCGGTTACGGCCATGGACAGCGCCCAGCGGGTTTCCATGGAAGCGGGCGCCGACGACATCGTGGCCAAGCCCGTGGACACACGCGCGTTGCTCGCGAAGGTCAGGGACCTCGTCGACCAGGGGGCATGA